From Rutidosis leptorrhynchoides isolate AG116_Rl617_1_P2 unplaced genomic scaffold, CSIRO_AGI_Rlap_v1 contig376, whole genome shotgun sequence:
ATAATTGAAAACAGTAAATCCATAAAGTTGATAAACAAAAGTGGCGAACCAGAGAAACAGACCATGAAATTAGTAAGGGATGACTTCCCAGCATTTGGGGCACCCACAATTCCTTAATAAGAAAAGAAGATTATAGAATATCAAATGATAAAATTCCAATATAAACCCTAATCACAATCATATATAATCACCCTTCTATTCCATTGATTACAGAGAATAAGGAGTTCATCTTCTCTACAAGAGAAACCAACTAGCTACATTATCGTAGCTGCTATGCACCCTAGACTACGGTCTTGTGGTGAGCCTTCTTGGTCACTGTAGACCGGAGACGTTACTTGGCAATGAACTATCGAGGAGAACATTACTTGGCTTGAGATCACAATGAACTATCGGTGTCCCACAGAGATGATGTAAATACTCCAATACACAAGCAACATCAATGACAATGTTTAGCCTCTGAACGAAATCAAGACTAATTGTTCTCCTAcgcattttgttgtttcctcttggTGCTGGATGCAACAAGTCATGCAAACTCCCATTCGCCATGAACTCGAAAACCAAAGCTTTGAAATCATTCCCCTGATAATCAACACTTGCACAAGAAGTCAACACTCTTACAAGATTTCGGTGTTTGATTCTCTTTAAGGCCTCACACTCTGCAATAAAACTCCTGGAAGCTCCCTTATTCGAGAGGGCCACTACTTTAACGGCAACAATAGTTCTCCCTCCTGCATCATTTTGATCATGTATGCTGCCTTTGTATACGCAACCAAATCCACCTCGAGCTATTAACTTTTCTGAGGAGAATCCATTTGTGGCTTTCAACAGATCTTGATAAGAAACTCTAAAGCACGACTTTGCTATTCCCGAGGAGCTTGTAGTAGGATTACTCCTTTTCTTCGTCAACCATATGATAATGAAGCAGAATAGGATTAGACCTAATCCCAAAAGGCCGGAGGCGATAGAAATAATCAATTTGTATCTCTCCCCCATTTTAGATGTTTTAAAGATGCATTTAGGTAGATGAAGTTGGGGTATGCCACCGCAAAGCTTTACGTTACCTTTGACGGAAACTCCACTAAAATTTGTAAATATACCTTTGGTTGGTACCTTTCCATTGAAGTTATTGTAGGACAGGTTCAAACTATACAATGAGGTAAAATCAGCTAGAAATTCCGGTAGTGCACCTGAAAAGTTGTTATGAGAAAGATCTAGTTCTAGGAGAGCTTTAACAGAACTCAATGTTTTTGGAATTATGCCTCCAAAAAGATTTCCATGCATCAGTAAGATTTCTAGACTTAAAGAACCCCCGATGCTGGGTGTAATCTCACCTGTTAGCATATTGTTAGACAAATCTAGAGTTCCCATTCTTTAACTGTCCTATTTCATTAGGAAGGGGACCGGTGAGACGGTTTTGTGCTAGACCTAAGTATATTGATAGGGATGAGAGTTTGAAAATTTCTACGGGGATTGCACCATTGAGATGGTTGTATGAAACATCAAGGAGAAGTAAAGTTTTACAGCTTCCCAGGCTAGAGTGAATGATCCCTTGAAGAATGTCCTTTATCAAATTGAGTTCGAGGAGCTTTGTCAGATTTCCAAAAGAAGAGGGAATGAATCCGGAGAAATCGTTATATTCCATATTTAGATATTGTAGACTTGAAAGCTTTCCAATACCATGGGGGTTCTGTCCAGAGAGTTGGTTGCTCGCGACGTCTAATACACTCAAGTTTATGAGATTTTGTATTCCATCTGGGATTCTTCCAGATATATGATTTTTATATGATCTGAGTTGAAAGGTTACCTATGCATTCGGGTAAGATCCCTCCGAAATTATTGTCATCCATCTCAAGATTCGTAAAATGGTGGCATTAGTCAAAGAGCAGAGAAATAAGATCATCTTTCAATCCCCGGCTTCCAAGATTATCAGCAGAAAAGCGAAAACTTAGGAGATGCTTGAGATTTCCCACAAAAGGCACGTTCCCACTGAACTGGCTCACTGAAAATTGAAGTAACTCTGCGCTGGAGAGATTGCAAATGGTTAGCGGAATACTTCCTGTAAATTGATTATAACCCACACTAAAAAACTGGAGATTTGGAAGAGTTGTGCCTATGCCTACAGGAAGACGCCCGTGTAATTCATTAACTCCGACATCAAAAGCAGTAATAGATGAAATATTGAATATCAAGGGAGGAACGATACCAGATAATCTATTTCCGAACGCAGTGCaaattttcaagtttttaagttggCCAAGAGAATCAGGGATGGCACCAGTCATGTGGTTGTGAGACAGATCAAGATTTTGAAGAGTTGTCGAATTCCCAAAACAGGAAGGAATGCTTCCAGTTAATTAGAATGTGTCTGGAAATATGAAATTCCTCTAGCCTCGGCGAGGATCCGAAATCCATTGGAATTTCTCCTTCTAGATTGTTAATAGAAAAGGAATCATCCACAAGATTGGAGCACGTTGATATATTAGTGGGAATATTTCCAGTAAATGAAttattgtataaatataaatatttcaacCTCCTCATGTGACCAATCTGCGAAGGGATTCTGCCAGTGAAGCTGTTGTTTGTAAGCCACAACTCGTTGAGAAAGCTCATATTACCAATGTATGGAGAGAGGGAGCCAGACAGTTCGAGAGAGTGTAGGTCTAAACTAACGACTCGTTGGCGGTGGCGATGACTGCAGGTGACTCCATGCCTTTGGCAGAAATGAGTTGTATGGTTCCATGAACTCATCACCCCAAATGGATCATCCGTTAttttttttctaaattcaatcagAGCTTCAAGGTCTGTGTTGTTGCCATTAGCGGTGCAAGTTGAACATAAGGCTGCAATAAGAATGAGTGTTGAGTAGAAGCTATATTTGGATAAGAGAAACATATTGATAATTCTAATAGCAGTGCAAGTTGTATTCTTTGTATTATTTAATTGACTTAATTAAACAagctatatatatatgtaatggttTTTGTACTATTTCTGATGATCTCTAAAGATTACAAAGGGATCCAATTTATAGGCAAATTGTCCCGGAATCTAATGGTCAGCTCAAATGATATTTCCTACAAAGTAATTAATTAAGTTGCCTATTTTATTCGCGTCTGGATGATTTAAATGGGCTAACGGTAGATAATTGCAAATATAATAAATTTCAACCTACAGCA
This genomic window contains:
- the LOC139883261 gene encoding phytosulfokine receptor 1-like, whose product is MTGAIPDSLGQLKNLKICTAFGNRLSGIVPPLIFNISSITAFDVGVNELHGRLPVGIGTTLPNLQFFSVGYNQFTGSIPLTICNLSSAELLQFSVSQFSGNVPFVGNLKHLLSFRFSADNLGSRGLKDDLISLLFD